A single genomic interval of Sphaerodactylus townsendi isolate TG3544 linkage group LG08, MPM_Stown_v2.3, whole genome shotgun sequence harbors:
- the LOC125438421 gene encoding uncharacterized protein LOC125438421 has protein sequence MSPPQLQGRRQREPRRPLLNAEDSNIARRLFPPAIEEQGPAPISENMDAVQQHEQMEGVSMLTLATIVHTAGGKLDPDCCLYCFNIAYYKEFRDDCSDDDDDEPDSGHSSEHEIFSEEDEGDTPTTPPPTPMRSEEQADLLEVDAKKILCVTELFPDVWQGAVDLTLLAKLVQGELNPECCSRCELIELFRSTAASGPEGARAMSKITVIAMKGVNEHVILKPDLHKDEKTQD, from the exons ATGAGCCCACCCCAGCTCCAAGGGAGGAGACAGAGAGAACCAAGAAGGCCCCTACTAAACGCTGAAGATTCTAACATCGCCAGGCGATTGTTTCCTCCAGCCATTGAAGAACAGGGTCCAGCCCCCATTTCAGAAAACATGGATGCTGTACAACAACATGAGCAGATG gagGGTGTCTCAATGCTGACACTCGCTACAATAGTGCACACTGCGGGTGGAAAGTTGGATCCGGATTGTTGTCTTTATTGCTTCAATATTGCATATTATAAGGAATTCAGGGACGAttgtagtgatgatgatgatgacgaacCTGATTCTGGTCACAGTTCGGAgcatgagattttttctgaggAAGATGAGGGTGACACTCCAACGACACCCCCACCGACACCAATGCGCTCAGAGGAACAGGCCGACCTCTTGGAGGTTGATGCAAAGAAGATTCTCTGTGTGACGGAGCTATTTCCCGAC GTGTGGCAGGGCGCCGTGGATCTGACATTGTTGGCTAAGCTGGTTCAGGGAGAACTGAATCCCGAATGCTGTAGTCGGTGCGAACTGATCGAATTGTTCCGAAGCACAGCCGCTTCAGGACCCGAGGGGGCACGTGCTATGTCAAAAATTACGGTTATAGCGATGAAGGGGGTGAATGAGCATGTCATTCTAAAGCCCGACCTGCATAAGGATGAAAAAACCCAGGACTGA